GTCAAAAGGAAGCGAGCAAAGGAATTCAATCTTTGGAAGCGGAAGTAAACGAAATATCAAGAGCTTCCCGCGATCTGGAGGACAATATCCATTCCATCCGAAAACAATCGCAAGAGTTGCTCTTGATGAGTAAAAACTAAATCTACACTCCCATACCGGTAGATACGGCAATTCGATTCCAGGAATTGATTGTGTTTATGAGAAAGATAAGAGAAACAAACTCGCGTTCGTCGAAATGTTTCCTTACTTTTTCATAACATGCGTCACTAACTCCGTTTTTGGAAATTAAAGTCACTTCTTCCGCAAGCTCCAATGCCGCTTTTTCTTTATCCGAATAAAAGGATGCTTCTCTCCAGGCATTGAGTAGATAGATTCTTTTTTCTTCTTCGCCCGCCTTTCTAGTGTCCGATGTATGCATGTCTAAACAAAAGGCACAGCCGTTGATTTGAGAAACACGGATTTTGATGAGCTCATAGAGTTTCGGTTCGATTCCGCTTTTTTGCGCAAATTCTTCGTTTTTCAGCATAGTTTGAAATGCTTCAGGATAAGCTTTTGTGTGATTAAATCTTGGGTTCATTGTATTTTCCTGAAAGGAAGACGAAAGCGGTTTGTGGGTTTGTGACAGAGGAGTAAAAAAAATCGAACGGGTTTTCTAAAAATTCGCATTTTTAGAAATGAACGGAACCTCCCAAATAAAATCCTTTTAGAGTCTCGAAATTTCCCGATTGAATAGGCTTGGAAATGGAAGGGAAGCCGGATAGGGAAAAATCATTTCCATTCCACTGAGAATTAGAATAGTTAACATTAATTTGGTGAAAATGAAGATAACTGAACTTGGATTCAATCCGGTTGTATCCGATATAGAACTTAAAATTTTCGGCAAACCGGTAGCTCAAAGATAGATCCAATTCATAACCGCGATAGATTCCTTCCGTTCCTGCCGTGTCTATGGGAAGAGTGAATGTCTGTGAATTCAAAATCGGATCTTTTACAAAGCGGTTTCCTTGCGTATAAAATCCATCCAAACCGACGGAAAATTGAATTTCGGAAGTGATGGAATAAACGGATTTGATCGAAAGCTGCGGTCCGTATGTGAAAAAATATTCCTGAAAGGCTCCTTCGCCTAAGTAATTTCCGTATTTGTATTTATTGATATTTCGAATCCCGCCTCCCGAATAAAAGTTCCAATCTTTCCCGAAGGGAAACTTAAGATAGGCGTTTGCTTTTAATTCTGATCGTGTGACGGGCTTTAAATATTCTCTGGTCATTGAGATTTGGTTTCCGTCGGTTCGTAAAACGAGACTATTCGGGTTTACGATTTCCATTTCAAAATAGGAAATTTCCAGTCTGTAATTTTTTTTATAGTTTTCGTAACTGAATACAAAGGGTATCAGTACTTTGGAATTTTGGCTGAGTTTTCCCGTATTGGAAGTTTGGTTAGGGGGAGGATTTTTTGTCAGGGAAGTATATTCGTAAGGAGCGAAATCATAAGTTTGTCTTTTGAGAAGTAATTCAAACGAAGATGTCTTTTCTTTTTTAACTGTGTTTTCCACCCCATTCTCTTCTCCATAAAGAGAGCAAACGCACCAACCGAATAAGAAAAGAACGACCCAAAAGTAAGAAACTCTAAAATTCATAGACCTGATATACTCTTGACATAAAATCTTAAGAGAGATAGATTTTCTTGTCCATTGAATTTCAATCGAAGTAAAAGGAAGGATTTCCGTCATGAGTGGAAAAAAGAGAATCTTGATGCTAGGTGCCTCCGGTGCTGTGGGAACGGAGACTTGGAAAACATTGTTTTCTTCAAGCAAAGTATCTCATTTGACTTTTTTAGGTAGAAAAAGAATAGAAATAACAAATCTGCCAAATTCGATTAACCTTATCCAGCATAACATCGATATTTTGAATCCTTCCTCGTATTCGGATTACCTTCCCGAACATGAAACCGCAATATGCACATTCGGTGTCGGTGAACCTTCCAAGGTGAGTCGGGAAGAGTATGTTAGAATTGATAAAGATGCGGTCTTGGATTTTGCCAAAACGTGCAAATCGCAAGGTATAAGACATTTTTTACTTTTAGGATCGGTGGGAGCCAATAAAAAATCTTCCTCTTTTTATTTGAAGACCAAAGGTGAAATTGAAGAAGGGCTTCGCGCATTACAATTCGATGTTTTAAGTTTGTTCAGGCCTTCCATGATACTGACACCTAGCAATCGTTACGGAAAAATACAAGCTGTGTTTTTATTTCTCTGGCCGAAAATAAGTCCTTTGTTTTTCGGCGGATTTTCTAGTTTGCGTGGAGTGCTTGTTTCCGATTTGGGGAAGGCGATAGCACAAGTCGCCTTGACCGAAGAAATTACTTCCGTTCCCAAAACTACGATCTATCAATGGGACGAATTCCAGGAATTGGCAAAGATTCCTATTGTTTAAAGGAGAAAACCGATGCTTTCCGAAGAAATGTCGTATCATATACGTTATTTGGAGTCTAGACTTTCCAAATTGAAAAAAAGTCCTGAATTGAATTCCTATCAAATTCCGATTTATGAAAAAATCATCCTATTTGCCAAAGAGGGAGGGTCTTATGAAGAGTATCTGGAACGACTGGGAGAGTTTGCCGATTTTTTTCCTGTGGCACGTTCCGAACATCTGGATCGTTATAAATCCATCATCGAACTTTATGAATCCGTCGGTTTGAAAGAATTTTCCGAATCAGCAAACAATAAATATACGATTGCAAAATCGTGTCAAACTTACAGTGATTTGGCTACGAAACTTCCCATCGGAATCAAATTGGAAAATACCGCTTCGGAACGGTTGAACTCAGCATGTTTATTTTTAAATTATCTAGTGGAGTTGCAAATCAAACCGGAAAAAAAAGATAAACTTCATTTTGCCGCACTAGTTCGGGAAGAATGGGAGAAAATCAAAAACTCTGATCCGGATTTCGGTTTTGAATCTTTTTTTCAAAAACCTTATGTATATATAAACGTATTTCCGAAGGACAAATTGTTTCAATTGAAACGAATATTCGAAGAAATCATAGGGAGCACAGGTTAGATGGAAGAAGGTTTGCGCGGCTTAATAGACGGATATAAAGCGGGGATCAATCCTTATCTCGATCTACTTCCCAAAGAAAATAAGATCGTTTCGGAAGTTGAGGCTTTGATACGAGATATGGAAGAACTGGCGGAGAAAAATTCGTATACCGAGTTTATGGAAAAAGCATCAGCCAAAGATTATTTCAATCGAATCATCGGTTATTATAGCAAATTGGCATTGGAACAATCCAAATTATCTCCCAAAAGAACTACGATCCCCACACCATCGGAGATTGCAAAAGGATATCATCTTGCTTATGAGTCTTTGCCTAAAGATGTAAATTTATCCGAAACCAAAATCGTCTATGAGAGAGTATTTCAGTTGGAAAAGGAAAGTAAGACAGGCCCTGAGTTTTTGTGTAAACTGGAAGAGGAAGACTTATTTTTGGAGATGTCCAGATCTCATTTAATGGAAGTAATGCGGAACGGATTGGAAAAAATGCTCCAAAGCGGAAGTGATTTTTCTTCCGATGGAAAGGGGGTTGTTTCCAATCCTCAGATGGAACATTATTTTCAGCGAATGCAAAAACAAATGAAGGAAGCGCGTTCCCTGACAGAATTGGAATTCAATGCACTCCTTCGCGCGGAGGATTCCCGGTTTTCCAACTTGTGGGATACTACCTTTCTGAATGTAATTTTCAACGCTCTAATGAACCCTCTTATTTCTTGGAGAATGAATCCCTCCGAGGAACTGAGAAAAGAAGTGGAGGCCGCCTATCTTTACTTAAACGAATTTTGGGGATTGGATTGGGAAAGTTTGTTCGGAATTTCCAGGGTATCCGAATTTTTTGAAACCGCAATTTTCGGGGGAAGCGGAGGGCAATTGAAATCGCAAAATATTCATTCTGCGATGGATTTGAAAAAGGATTTGGAAGCCTGTTTGCTCAAATGTTTGAAAGGAAAATCGTTATCAGGCGGAGTCTTTTCTGCAAATGCAAAAATTTTCTTTCGGGGAAAGGAAATTCAAATGAAGGAAATTAAACAAGCGCTTGGTGATACAACATTGCCTTAAATCCCGGAAACTTTTTTCCGGGATAAAGAGATCGGGAAATTATCGAACAATCACCCATTTCCCCGCAATTTTTCCCAAATTGAGAGGTAAGGCGGCTCCTTTTTTAGCTGTGAGGATGGGATCTCCTTTAGCGGTTGTTAATATGCCAATCATCCCGTTGCAGATGGTTCCGAATTTTACATTTTTCTTTTCCAGTTTCCAGCTGGATCCGATTGCCTTGATCATTCCTTCCAACGCCTTTTTTTCCTCTTCCGGTTGGTAAGGAAAATACCTGGTTTCGGAAGTGTCTTTGGCGCGGAACTCGATAAACGGATATATCTGTTTGGGATCTTTACTGTTTAATGCCTTTGAGAAGGAGTCAACGAATTCCAAAGCGGACTTTTTGGTATCGGAGTTCCATTCTATTTTTTCCGCCGACTTCCAAAGGTTAGATGGAGGAAGAAAGGGGGGAGTAAACTCGATCGTTTTCTCCAAGGGCAAAACAGAATCTTCTTTTTCTTCCCATTCGAAATTTGTAATTTCTTCTCCTTCGTCAGGGAATTGGCCTTGTTGTCCGACGAGTAAACGAATGGATGCTTTTTTACCAAAGGAATCTTCTTTTTTGCCTTTGCGTGGAGAAATTTTGATTTTGATTTCGTTTTTCCCGGGAACAGTCCAAAAGTTTACATCCGCTTGACCGGAAATATCGGTGTCTTTCGAACTTGATACCGTATAACCGTTGTATGTTACATCCAGATTGATGGAATAACCTTTATACAGTATTATGTAATAACCAGAGATAGGTGGTTGTTTCGGAGCTGTATTTTCTTCTGCAAATTGCAGATTTGAAATGAAAAAAGCAAAAAACAGAATGGCAGATAAGCGGATATTTTCCATGAAAACCTCTGGTTGGGAATTGGAGAAATAAATTGACCTGGAAATTTTAAAAGTCAATCGGATTTAAAATAAGAAATTCCGGTAATCTCCGGCAAAAAGGCGAACTTTTTAGAATTATTTTACCGGGAAGTGGAAATGGGTTTGTGAAATTTGCGATGTTGTGGTAGGGGTTTGGGGAGCGGCTTCCCACGAACCGCTCCTCCCCACCCAGTTGATATAGGGCGGGGGCTCCCCATTCCCCCTTGCGAATTATGTCTCTTTCCTTCCTCTCAGCCGAAGAGCATTCAATACGACAGATACGGAACTCAAGGCCATGGCGAGGCCCGCTACCCAAGGAGCAAGCAAACCCGAGGCGGCAACAGGAATTCCAATGGCATTGTAGGCGAATGCCCAGAATAGATTTTGTTTGATGTTTCGAACGGTCGCTTTACTGATTCTGATAGATTCAACTAATCTTTGTAAATCGCCTTTTACGATTACGATTCCAGCAGTTTCCATTGCAATATCTGTTCCGTTTCCCATCGCAAAACCGACGTCAGCTTTAGCAAGAGCCGGAGCATCATTGATTCCGTCTCCCGCCATCCCTGTCGCTCCGATTGAATTTTGAAAATCGGAAATAAGATCCAATTTTTCATTCGGGCTTAAAGATGCGTGGATTTTAGTAATCCCCACTTGATCAGCAACTAACTTTGCAATTTTTTTCAAATCTCCGGTCAATAACACTGGTTCGATGCCAAGTTCTTTTAGATCACGTATTGCTATTTTGCTTGATTCTTTGATTTTGTCTTCCAAGGCAAATAAAATCCATGAGGACTTGGAACCGTCTAATTTACCCCAGACGATCGACTTCCCTTTTTCTTCCCAGGATTTACCGATTTCCAGAAGTTCTTCGGGCGGTTTGCCGCCACTTTCCAAAAGATAATCCAATTTTCCGGCCAATATGAAATCGTCTTCAACTCTAGCCCGAATTCCTCCTCCGGGAACCGACTGAAAATCTTTCGGTAAAAGCATATTTATCCCTTTGGACTTTATAAATTCTACGATTGATTTTGCTAACGGATGTTCGGAGGTAGATTCCGCAGAAGCAAATTTCGAGAGAATCGACCGTTCTTCGTCTCCGAACGTTTTGTAATCGGTGACAATCGGACTTCCTTCCGTCAAAGTTCCCGTTTTGTCAAATGCCAATACTTTCAAGTGGGCTGCGGTTTCCAAACTTTCCGCATCTCGGATTAGAATCCCCGATTTTGCGGCTCTTGTTGTTCCAACTAACAAAGATACAGGTGTGGCTAGCCCCAAGGCACAAGGACATGCTATGACAAGAACCGCAATCGCTTTTTCCAGAGCGGATCCTATATTTCCGGGTTCCAAATAGAAAAAACAAATTAGAAAATCTATCGCTGCGATACATACGACTATCGGAACAAATACGGATGAAATACGATCCGCCAATTTTTGAATGGGTGCTTTAGAGGTTTGCGCCTCCTCAACGGATCGAATGATGGAGGATAAAACGGTTTGGTCTCCCACTTTTGTTGCTTTGAAAAGCAAGGAACCGTTTCCGTTGATCGTTCCTCCGAGAACGGAGTCGCCTATCTTTTTTTCAACGGGAAAACTTTCTCCGGTTAACATAGATTCGTTGGTGTCCGAATGCCCTTCCGTAACGATCCCGTCCGCCGGGATTTTTTCTCCCGGACGGATTTGAATGATGTCACCGGGCTTTAAAAATTCTGCGGGAACTTCTTCAAACGAATTTCCTTTTTTAACGGAAGCGAAATTGGGTTTGAGACCTAACAGAGATTTAATTGCCAATGAACTTTTGTGTTTTGCAATTGTTTCTAATAGTTTTCCGCCCAATAGAAAAGTCAGAAGCACTGCCGAGGTTTCATAATATAAATGAGGTAGAGATGAATGTTCCGCGTGAATCGGATTCGAATTTGTCTGTAGATACCAAAGTACGGTCATCGCCAAACTATAGCCGAATGCCGCCGAAGTTCCCAATGCAACTAAAACATCCATATTGGCCATTTTGTTTTTCAGAGAACGATAAGCTCCTTTGTAAAAAGGAAAACCGATCCAGAATTGGATCGGTGTAGCAAGTGCAAGTTGAAAGAAAGGGGATAACAACCAACCGGGAATCGGAATCCAGGATAGTGCTTTGAAATGACCTACCATCGTATAAAGTAGGGGAATGGAAAAAAGGCACGATATGAAAAAACGAATCTTCAACCGGTTCTTTTCTTTTTCCTGTTCCGATTCATGAGATGACGGATCGGATGAATTGTGTTTTGCTGCTTTATAACCCAAAGACTCTACTATTTTAAGCAGGTCTTCATTTGCAACCTCAGGGCCATGTTTCACAAATGCGGTTTCCATTGCAAAATTGACTCTTGCTTCCGTGATCCCAGGAGTCTTTTGTAATCCTCTTTCAATCCGAAGAGCACAGTTGGCACATGTCATTCCGTAGAGATCCAGGGTAACGTTTGTTTGTTTTTCAGAACTTTCCATAAAAGAATCTCCTTTCAGTGTTTATGATTTTGTTTTTCTATAAATCGGAAAGGAAGGGGATATATCACTTCGATTCCTTTCGCATTTTCGCGGGAAGAGCTCACGATTAATTTCGCATCCTTCTCGATAGGTTTCTCGTTTCCAAAGCAGTAAAAATGATCCGGATGAGTTTCGCATTTCAGATTTTCCCTTCTACCATTGGACTGAATCGCCACATTTACACTAGAATTTTTAGTAATCGGATTCTCGAAATTGAGATCTAGTAATAACAGTTTGAATTTTTTATCTCCTAAGGAAATTAATTCGGTATGAAATGCTCCCGGCATTCGGATTTGTCCTCCGTTGGGACCTGGTTTGTTTTCCCCGTGAGCAGCAAGATTTCCCGTAATACTTGCTATCATCATTGCTATAAGGAAAGCAGGATGGTTTATAATTTTCATAAGATAATCTCCTTGGTCTATGAATTGTTTGATTCAATTCTCAACCTTCCCATCATGGGAAGGTCAAGAGGATATGGAAAAAAAGTATGGTTTTTGAAAAAAAAAGATTTAATTATTCTTACAAACCTTCTAATGATAGGAAGGTTGTAAAAATCTATTTGTTGGAAAATCGGGGAGATAGATCGTGAATATCGGAGAAGTAGCAAAGGTATCGGGAATCAATTCCAAAATGGTTCGTCATTATGAATCGATCGGACTCATCCCTAAAGCGTTTCGTGCGGAGTCGGGTTATCGGGTTTATTCCGAGAGCGATGCACATATTTTGAAATTCGTAAAGAAGGCGAGAAACCTGGGTTTTCCTTTGCAGGATATTAAAAAATTAGTCAGTCTTTGGCGCAATAAATCAAGGGCAAGCTCGCAGGTAAAGGCACTTGCCATGCATCATTTAAAAGATATGGAAACCAAAATCCAGGAGTTGCAAGCGATGGTGTCCACGTTAAAACATTTAACAAAAAATTGTCATGGGGACAATCGACCGGATTGTCCGATCCTTACCGGGCTTGAAGACTGATCTTATCGTAAATGATTTGTTAGTTGGATTTCGGTCGTTTCCTTAGATACCGAACTTTATAAATTTCTCTAGGGAGAATCCCTAGACATAAGAAAGATAATTTGAATTGCAATTAATCCAAACTATATTGTAATGCTCTCCGCATGCCCCTTCTCTTTCTCGCGATTGTTTCATTTTCCTTTAGCTGTTTACAAATTGCATCCAAACCCTCCCCGAAAATCGAATCCGGGGTTTTAGACTTAAGGCAATGGAATCTTTCCCGGGACGGATCCGTGGTTCTACAGGGCCAATCCGAGTTTTATTGGGAGGAGTTTTTGTCACCGGAAGACTTCAAAAAGAAAGAATCCGAAAAAAAGAAAGAGATTCCCCATTTTAAATACATTCCGTCCGTTTGGAACGGAACCTTGGTGGATGAAAAAAAGATCCCGGGACATGGATACGCTACCTTTCGTTTTAAAGTCCTAGTAAATCCGGACGATGTAAAGGAGTTGGCCCTTAAACTTTCCGATCAGGGACATGCATACCGGATGTATTTGAACGGACAACAGGTTTTGGAATCGGGGAAAGTTGGCCGCACCAAAGAAGAAATGAAGCCTGAAATGAAACCGGCTATCTTTCGTTTTGCGACAACCGGACCAGAGATGGATTTTATCTTTCATGTTTCCAATTTTCATCATAGGGCGGGCGGGCTTCGTTATGAAATCAAGCTGGGTGCGGAAGACAGAATACTGGAAGAAAGACAGACACGTTATCTGATCGAATCCTTTTTATACGGTGGGTTCTTCATCATAGCTCTTTATCATTTTGCGATTTATTCCTTTCGGAGAAAAAACCCCACTACATTTTATTTCGGAGGATTTTGTATCACAGTGATGCTTTATTCTGCCGTTACGGGGGAAAGATTATTATATCATTATCTTCCAGATCTATTCGGTTGGAGTACAAAGTACAAGATAGAGTTCATAACGATTTCTCTAATGACTTCTTTTTTCACCGCTTTTTTCGCGGAACTCTACCACGAAGATAAATCAAAACTAAGATATATTATCAACCTTGTCATAGGGATCAATCTTGCCTTTATCGTATTTACCCTGTTTGCGGAGCCTGTTGTTTTTACGGAAATGCTGAACTTGCTTGATATATCAAGAGTTATGTTGAGCTGTTACGTGATCTACGGATTGTTTCTCTCGATTAAACACAAAAAAGAAGGAAGCATTCTTTTTTTAATGGCTATCCTGTTTGTTTTTGTATGCGGCATCAACGATAGTTTGACAGGTCGATCGATTATCAATACTCCTAGAATTCTGAGTTACGGATTGACCTCTATGATTCTTTTGCAGGCGATCATGCTGGCAAAAATTTTCACAAATGATTTTGTGACTGCGGAAACTCTTACGACTTCCCTGTCGCAAACTAATAGAGCTTACAGTCGATTTGTTCCCACCGAGTTTCTGAACCTTCTCGAAAAAAAATCCATATTGGACATTCATTTGGGAGATCATGTACAAAGAGAGATGACTGTTTTGTTTTCGGACATACGTTCCTATACCGCTATGTCCGAAAAAATGTCTCCCAGCGAAAATTTCCAATTTGTGAATTCCTATCTCAATAAAATAGCACCTGTTATTGAAAGTAATCACGGTTTTATAGATAAGTATATCGGAGATGCTATCATGGGTCTCTTCCCCGGTGACGCAGATAATGCAATCCAAGCTTCCATTTCCATTCAAAAAGAAATCGGAAAGTACAATCTGTCCAGAAAAGACCTGGGAACGAATCCTTTGAAAGTAGGAATCGGTCTTCATACCGGCAATCTGATTTTGGGAACTATCGGACACAATGAACGGATGGAAGGGACTGTAGTTTCGGATTCTGTAAACCTGGCTTCCAGGATTGAAGGACTGACCAAATACTATGGAAGCAATATTCTGATCAGTGAAGATACGTTTCATTCCTTGAAAGATCCTCAGAAGTATCATGCGAGACTTTTGGACAACGTAATGGTAACAGGCAAAGAAACCAGTATCTTCGTCATCGAAATTTTGGACGGTTATGAGAAGGAAGACTTGGATCGGTTTTTATCCACCAAAAAAGATTTTGAAATCGGTCATATTTTGTATAAGGAAAAAGCATTCAACGCAAGTATTGATTTCTTCAAAAAAGTTTTGGAAGCAAATCCTATCGATTCCGCTTGCGCTTTCTATCTCAAACGAGCTGAATTTTAT
The nucleotide sequence above comes from Leptospira kobayashii. Encoded proteins:
- a CDS encoding carboxymuconolactone decarboxylase family protein, translated to MNPRFNHTKAYPEAFQTMLKNEEFAQKSGIEPKLYELIKIRVSQINGCAFCLDMHTSDTRKAGEEEKRIYLLNAWREASFYSDKEKAALELAEEVTLISKNGVSDACYEKVRKHFDEREFVSLIFLINTINSWNRIAVSTGMGV
- a CDS encoding adenylate/guanylate cyclase domain-containing protein: MSPEDFKKKESEKKKEIPHFKYIPSVWNGTLVDEKKIPGHGYATFRFKVLVNPDDVKELALKLSDQGHAYRMYLNGQQVLESGKVGRTKEEMKPEMKPAIFRFATTGPEMDFIFHVSNFHHRAGGLRYEIKLGAEDRILEERQTRYLIESFLYGGFFIIALYHFAIYSFRRKNPTTFYFGGFCITVMLYSAVTGERLLYHYLPDLFGWSTKYKIEFITISLMTSFFTAFFAELYHEDKSKLRYIINLVIGINLAFIVFTLFAEPVVFTEMLNLLDISRVMLSCYVIYGLFLSIKHKKEGSILFLMAILFVFVCGINDSLTGRSIINTPRILSYGLTSMILLQAIMLAKIFTNDFVTAETLTTSLSQTNRAYSRFVPTEFLNLLEKKSILDIHLGDHVQREMTVLFSDIRSYTAMSEKMSPSENFQFVNSYLNKIAPVIESNHGFIDKYIGDAIMGLFPGDADNAIQASISIQKEIGKYNLSRKDLGTNPLKVGIGLHTGNLILGTIGHNERMEGTVVSDSVNLASRIEGLTKYYGSNILISEDTFHSLKDPQKYHARLLDNVMVTGKETSIFVIEILDGYEKEDLDRFLSTKKDFEIGHILYKEKAFNASIDFFKKVLEANPIDSACAFYLKRAEFYDAHGAPPEWEGIEVFAEK
- a CDS encoding LA_2444/LA_4059 family outer membrane protein, with protein sequence MNFRVSYFWVVLFLFGWCVCSLYGEENGVENTVKKEKTSSFELLLKRQTYDFAPYEYTSLTKNPPPNQTSNTGKLSQNSKVLIPFVFSYENYKKNYRLEISYFEMEIVNPNSLVLRTDGNQISMTREYLKPVTRSELKANAYLKFPFGKDWNFYSGGGIRNINKYKYGNYLGEGAFQEYFFTYGPQLSIKSVYSITSEIQFSVGLDGFYTQGNRFVKDPILNSQTFTLPIDTAGTEGIYRGYELDLSLSYRFAENFKFYIGYNRIESKFSYLHFHQINVNYSNSQWNGNDFSLSGFPSISKPIQSGNFETLKGFYLGGSVHF
- the cueR gene encoding Cu(I)-responsive transcriptional regulator, giving the protein MNIGEVAKVSGINSKMVRHYESIGLIPKAFRAESGYRVYSESDAHILKFVKKARNLGFPLQDIKKLVSLWRNKSRASSQVKALAMHHLKDMETKIQELQAMVSTLKHLTKNCHGDNRPDCPILTGLED
- a CDS encoding NAD(P)H-binding protein; amino-acid sequence: MSGKKRILMLGASGAVGTETWKTLFSSSKVSHLTFLGRKRIEITNLPNSINLIQHNIDILNPSSYSDYLPEHETAICTFGVGEPSKVSREEYVRIDKDAVLDFAKTCKSQGIRHFLLLGSVGANKKSSSFYLKTKGEIEEGLRALQFDVLSLFRPSMILTPSNRYGKIQAVFLFLWPKISPLFFGGFSSLRGVLVSDLGKAIAQVALTEEITSVPKTTIYQWDEFQELAKIPIV
- a CDS encoding heavy metal translocating P-type ATPase; translated protein: MESSEKQTNVTLDLYGMTCANCALRIERGLQKTPGITEARVNFAMETAFVKHGPEVANEDLLKIVESLGYKAAKHNSSDPSSHESEQEKEKNRLKIRFFISCLFSIPLLYTMVGHFKALSWIPIPGWLLSPFFQLALATPIQFWIGFPFYKGAYRSLKNKMANMDVLVALGTSAAFGYSLAMTVLWYLQTNSNPIHAEHSSLPHLYYETSAVLLTFLLGGKLLETIAKHKSSLAIKSLLGLKPNFASVKKGNSFEEVPAEFLKPGDIIQIRPGEKIPADGIVTEGHSDTNESMLTGESFPVEKKIGDSVLGGTINGNGSLLFKATKVGDQTVLSSIIRSVEEAQTSKAPIQKLADRISSVFVPIVVCIAAIDFLICFFYLEPGNIGSALEKAIAVLVIACPCALGLATPVSLLVGTTRAAKSGILIRDAESLETAAHLKVLAFDKTGTLTEGSPIVTDYKTFGDEERSILSKFASAESTSEHPLAKSIVEFIKSKGINMLLPKDFQSVPGGGIRARVEDDFILAGKLDYLLESGGKPPEELLEIGKSWEEKGKSIVWGKLDGSKSSWILFALEDKIKESSKIAIRDLKELGIEPVLLTGDLKKIAKLVADQVGITKIHASLSPNEKLDLISDFQNSIGATGMAGDGINDAPALAKADVGFAMGNGTDIAMETAGIVIVKGDLQRLVESIRISKATVRNIKQNLFWAFAYNAIGIPVAASGLLAPWVAGLAMALSSVSVVLNALRLRGRKET